The following are encoded in a window of Bradyrhizobium sp. WBOS07 genomic DNA:
- the dapD gene encoding 2,3,4,5-tetrahydropyridine-2,6-dicarboxylate N-succinyltransferase, translated as MSLSALESTINSAFDARDGISTSTKGEVREAVDQALETLDKGEARVAERGADGKWKVNQWLKKAVLLSFRLNDMGVINGGPGKATWWDKVPSKFEGWGENRFRDAGFRAVPGAVVRRSAFIAKNVVLMPSFVNLGAYVDESTMVDTWATVGSCAQIGKRVHISGGAGIGGVLEPLQAEPVIIEDDCFIGARSEVAEGVIVRKGAVLSMGVFLGASTKIVDRETGEVFMGEVPEYSVVVPGALPGKPMKNGQIGPSTACAVIVKRVDERTRSKTSINELLRD; from the coding sequence TCGAATCCACCATCAACAGCGCCTTCGACGCGCGTGACGGCATTTCGACCTCGACCAAGGGCGAGGTGCGCGAGGCCGTGGATCAGGCGCTGGAGACCTTGGACAAGGGTGAGGCGCGCGTTGCCGAGCGCGGCGCCGACGGCAAATGGAAGGTCAATCAATGGCTGAAGAAGGCGGTGCTGCTCTCGTTCCGCCTCAACGACATGGGCGTCATCAATGGCGGCCCGGGCAAGGCGACCTGGTGGGACAAGGTGCCCTCGAAGTTCGAAGGCTGGGGCGAGAACCGTTTTCGCGATGCCGGCTTCCGCGCAGTGCCCGGCGCCGTGGTGCGGCGCTCGGCCTTCATCGCCAAGAACGTCGTCCTGATGCCGTCCTTCGTCAACCTCGGCGCCTATGTCGATGAGAGCACCATGGTCGACACCTGGGCCACCGTCGGCTCCTGCGCGCAGATCGGCAAGCGCGTGCACATCTCCGGCGGCGCCGGCATCGGCGGCGTGCTCGAGCCGCTGCAGGCCGAGCCCGTGATCATCGAGGACGATTGCTTCATCGGCGCGCGCAGCGAGGTCGCCGAGGGCGTGATCGTGCGCAAGGGCGCGGTGCTGTCGATGGGCGTGTTCCTGGGCGCCTCGACCAAGATCGTCGACCGCGAGACCGGCGAGGTCTTCATGGGCGAAGTCCCCGAATATTCGGTGGTGGTGCCCGGCGCGCTGCCCGGCAAGCCGATGAAGAACGGCCAGATCGGCCCCAGCACCGCCTGCGCCGTCATCGTCAAGCGCGTCGACGAGCGTACGCGCTCCAAGACCAGCATCAACGAGCTGCTGCGGGATTGA
- a CDS encoding DUF805 domain-containing protein, which translates to MANGTCAPTRHSPPRHRTPLPSIPTNSWAAVPPGAFAMDWTWYLFRFDGRIGRAKFWLAGLIILCWMVFMAAIAVAFGAGSFAFSISDIFKVFDPDTYGAPSRADLPLILTKLMGTPLFTWVFAATFVKRLHDRGKSAWWLLAYFVMPGLFKQFEERLPDSYWIAPIALACFVLPLAGFVETCFLRGTRGPNRFGPDPLAENDSLPMPPARRWEQQGALEIVPPHASPPGGMHVKRDA; encoded by the coding sequence ATGGCGAATGGGACCTGTGCCCCGACTCGCCATTCGCCTCCCCGCCATCGAACCCCCCTCCCATCCATCCCGACCAACTCCTGGGCGGCCGTTCCGCCCGGAGCCTTCGCGATGGATTGGACCTGGTACCTCTTCCGCTTCGACGGCCGCATTGGCCGCGCCAAATTCTGGCTCGCCGGGCTGATCATCCTCTGCTGGATGGTCTTCATGGCCGCAATCGCGGTGGCGTTCGGCGCCGGCTCGTTCGCCTTTTCGATCAGCGACATCTTCAAGGTGTTCGACCCAGACACTTATGGCGCGCCGTCGCGCGCCGATCTCCCGCTGATCCTGACCAAGCTGATGGGCACGCCATTGTTCACGTGGGTATTCGCCGCGACCTTCGTCAAGCGTCTCCACGACCGCGGCAAGTCCGCCTGGTGGCTGCTCGCCTACTTCGTGATGCCCGGTCTGTTCAAGCAGTTCGAAGAGCGACTTCCAGACAGTTACTGGATAGCGCCAATCGCGCTGGCCTGCTTCGTCCTACCCCTGGCCGGCTTCGTCGAGACCTGCTTTTTGCGCGGCACCCGGGGGCCCAATCGGTTCGGACCGGATCCGTTGGCCGAGAACGACTCCTTGCCGATGCCGCCTGCGAGACGCTGGGAGCAGCAAGGCGCGCTCGAAATTGTCCCGCCCCATGCTAGCCCACCCGGCGGCATGCATGTTAAGCGGGACGCATGA
- the dapE gene encoding succinyl-diaminopimelate desuccinylase, translating to MTDALSIARDLIRCPSVTPADAGALGVLEKVLRDAGFTCHRVTFSEPGTADVDNLYARIGTEAPHITFAGHTDVVPPGDESAWSVGAFSGEVKDGVLHGRGAVDMKGGIACSVAAVLEHLAANGGKVRADGKGSISFLITGDEEDVSINGTIKLLKWAAARGETFDHCVLGEPSNVETLGDTIKVGRRGSQSGTLYVDGVQGHVAYPHRASNPVPDISRLIVAISDEPLDHGSAQFQASNLEFVSVDVGNKAFNVIPGEARARFNIRYNDNHTQASLRELVETRLAKACGNRIKARIVWEPSNSNVFVTKPGPFTDLAVAAIEEVTGRKPELSTSGGTSDARFISSYCPVIEFGLVGQTMHQVDERVPVADLEKLTKVYRGILARYFG from the coding sequence ATGACCGATGCTCTCTCCATTGCCCGCGACCTGATCCGCTGCCCCTCAGTCACCCCCGCCGATGCCGGCGCGCTCGGGGTGCTCGAAAAAGTCCTGAGGGACGCCGGGTTCACCTGCCACCGCGTGACCTTCAGCGAGCCCGGCACGGCCGATGTCGACAATCTCTATGCGCGGATCGGCACTGAAGCTCCGCACATCACCTTTGCCGGCCACACCGACGTGGTACCGCCGGGCGACGAGAGCGCCTGGAGTGTCGGTGCGTTCTCCGGCGAGGTGAAGGACGGCGTCCTGCACGGCCGCGGCGCGGTCGACATGAAGGGCGGCATCGCCTGCTCGGTCGCGGCGGTGCTGGAGCATCTGGCCGCGAACGGCGGCAAAGTGCGCGCCGATGGCAAGGGCTCGATCTCGTTCCTGATCACCGGCGATGAGGAAGACGTCTCCATCAACGGCACCATCAAGCTGCTGAAATGGGCCGCCGCGCGCGGCGAGACGTTCGACCATTGCGTGCTTGGCGAGCCCTCCAATGTCGAGACGCTCGGCGACACCATCAAGGTCGGCCGCCGCGGCTCGCAATCGGGCACGCTTTATGTGGACGGCGTGCAGGGCCATGTCGCCTATCCGCATCGGGCGTCCAACCCGGTGCCGGACATTTCGCGGCTGATCGTGGCGATCTCCGACGAGCCGCTCGACCATGGCAGCGCGCAATTCCAGGCCTCCAATCTCGAATTCGTCTCGGTCGACGTCGGCAACAAGGCCTTCAACGTCATCCCCGGCGAGGCCCGCGCCAGGTTCAACATCCGCTATAACGACAACCACACCCAGGCGAGCTTGCGCGAGTTGGTGGAGACGCGCCTCGCCAAGGCCTGCGGCAACCGCATCAAGGCCCGCATCGTCTGGGAGCCCTCGAACTCCAACGTGTTCGTGACCAAGCCAGGGCCGTTCACCGATCTCGCGGTCGCCGCGATCGAGGAGGTGACGGGGCGCAAGCCGGAGCTGTCGACGTCGGGCGGCACGTCGGATGCGCGCTTCATCTCCAGCTATTGCCCGGTGATCGAGTTCGGACTGGTCGGACAGACCATGCACCAGGTCGACGAGCGCGTGCCGGTTGCCGATCTGGAGAAGCTGACGAAGGTGTATCGCGGGATCTTGGCAAGGTATTTTGGGTGA
- the truA gene encoding tRNA pseudouridine(38-40) synthase TruA, giving the protein MPRYKLTIEYDGAPFFGWQVQDTLPSVQGALEAAVKAMTGVDLRVHGAGRTDAGVHARGQVAHVDVDKQFPPGRFRDGLNAHLRPHPIAVLEAEIVPDSFEARFSAVKRHYRYRVINTRANLALDAGHAWRVPRKLDAEAMHVAAQRLLGKHDFTTFRDTECQAKSPEKTLDQLDVERCGREITIVTSARSFLHSQVRSMVGSLVWVGEGRWTADDLSAALAARNRAACGIVAPPEGLYLMKVDY; this is encoded by the coding sequence ATGCCCCGCTACAAGCTCACCATCGAATATGACGGCGCGCCGTTCTTCGGCTGGCAGGTGCAGGACACGCTGCCCTCGGTGCAGGGCGCGCTGGAAGCGGCCGTGAAGGCGATGACGGGGGTGGATCTGCGGGTGCATGGCGCCGGCCGCACCGATGCCGGCGTGCATGCGCGCGGCCAAGTCGCGCATGTCGACGTCGACAAGCAGTTTCCGCCGGGCCGTTTTCGCGACGGGCTCAACGCGCATCTGCGCCCGCATCCGATCGCGGTGCTCGAGGCCGAGATCGTGCCCGACAGCTTCGAGGCGCGCTTCTCGGCGGTGAAGCGGCACTACCGCTATCGCGTCATCAACACCCGCGCCAATCTTGCGCTCGATGCCGGCCACGCCTGGCGCGTGCCGCGCAAGCTCGATGCCGAGGCGATGCACGTGGCAGCCCAGCGCCTGCTCGGCAAGCACGATTTCACCACCTTCCGCGATACCGAGTGCCAGGCCAAATCGCCGGAGAAGACGCTCGACCAGCTCGACGTCGAGCGCTGTGGCCGCGAGATCACCATCGTCACCTCGGCGCGCTCGTTCCTGCACAGCCAGGTCCGCTCGATGGTGGGATCGCTGGTGTGGGTCGGCGAGGGCCGCTGGACCGCCGACGATCTCTCCGCGGCCCTCGCCGCCCGCAACCGCGCCGCCTGCGGCATCGTCGCGCCGCCGGAGGGGCTGTACCTGATGAAGGTGGATTATTAA
- the fmt gene encoding methionyl-tRNA formyltransferase, with product MPLRLIFMGTPDFSVPTLLELVAHGHEIVAVYTRAPKPGGRRGLQLQPTPVEEAARKLGVPVLTPKTLKTQEALDEFRAFEADAAVVVAYGMILPQAILDAPKLGCYNLHASLLPRWRGAAPINRAIMAGDAESGVMVMKMDVGLDTGDVAMAERLAITDNMTAAELHDRLSRLGADLMVRAMAALDRGGLQLRKQSEDGVTYAAKIDKAEARIDWRKPAREVLRHIHGLSPFPGAWAELENARIKILRCQLAQGAGEPGAVLDDQLTIACGAGAIRIVELQREGKGRMQAADFLRGVPLKAGAKFT from the coding sequence ATGCCCCTCCGCCTGATCTTCATGGGCACGCCCGATTTCTCCGTGCCGACGCTGCTCGAGCTGGTCGCGCATGGCCACGAGATCGTGGCCGTCTACACCCGTGCGCCGAAGCCGGGCGGGCGGCGCGGGCTGCAATTGCAGCCGACCCCGGTCGAGGAAGCCGCGCGAAAGCTCGGCGTGCCCGTGCTGACGCCGAAGACGCTGAAGACCCAGGAGGCGCTCGATGAATTTCGTGCGTTCGAGGCGGATGCCGCCGTCGTTGTCGCCTATGGCATGATCCTGCCGCAGGCGATCCTCGATGCGCCGAAACTCGGCTGCTACAATCTGCATGCCTCGCTGCTGCCGCGCTGGCGCGGCGCGGCGCCGATCAACCGCGCGATCATGGCCGGCGATGCCGAGAGCGGCGTGATGGTGATGAAGATGGATGTCGGTCTCGATACCGGCGACGTCGCCATGGCCGAGCGGCTCGCGATCACGGACAACATGACGGCGGCGGAGCTGCACGATCGGCTCTCGCGTCTCGGTGCCGACCTGATGGTGCGGGCGATGGCCGCGCTCGATCGCGGCGGGCTCCAGCTCAGGAAGCAGAGCGAGGACGGCGTCACCTATGCCGCCAAGATCGACAAGGCCGAGGCGCGGATCGACTGGCGCAAGCCGGCGCGCGAGGTGCTGCGCCACATCCACGGCCTGTCGCCGTTTCCCGGCGCCTGGGCCGAGCTGGAGAACGCACGGATCAAGATCCTGCGTTGTCAGCTGGCGCAAGGCGCGGGCGAGCCGGGCGCTGTGCTCGACGATCAACTCACCATCGCCTGCGGCGCGGGCGCGATCCGCATCGTCGAGCTCCAGCGCGAGGGCAAAGGCCGGATGCAGGCCGCGGACTTCCTGCGCGGCGTGCCGTTGAAGGCGGGAGCCAAATTCACCTGA
- the def gene encoding peptide deformylase has protein sequence MALREIIILPDKQLRLVSKPIEKVTSEIRKLADDMFETMYDAPGIGLAAIQVAQPLRLITMDLAKRDENGETKPLPRVFINPEIIAASEELSTYEEGCLSIPEYYEEVERPAKVRVRFTDLDGKVHEEDAEGLYATCIQHEIDHLNGVLFVDYLSKLKRDRVMKKFEKAAKRAGE, from the coding sequence ATGGCCCTCAGAGAAATCATCATCCTGCCGGACAAGCAGCTGCGTCTGGTCTCCAAGCCGATCGAGAAGGTCACCTCGGAGATCCGCAAGCTTGCCGACGACATGTTCGAGACCATGTACGACGCGCCAGGCATCGGCCTCGCCGCGATCCAGGTCGCGCAGCCGCTGCGGCTGATCACCATGGACCTCGCCAAGCGCGACGAGAACGGCGAGACCAAGCCGCTGCCGCGCGTCTTCATCAACCCCGAGATCATCGCCGCCTCCGAGGAGCTGTCGACTTACGAGGAAGGCTGCCTCTCGATCCCCGAATATTACGAGGAGGTCGAGCGCCCGGCAAAGGTGCGCGTGCGCTTCACCGATCTCGACGGCAAGGTGCATGAGGAGGACGCCGAAGGCCTCTATGCCACCTGCATCCAGCACGAGATCGACCATCTCAACGGCGTGCTGTTCGTCGATTATCTCTCCAAGCTCAAGCGCGACCGCGTCATGAAGAAGTTCGAGAAGGCCGCCAAGCGCGCCGGCGAGTAG
- a CDS encoding DNA recombination protein RmuC has translation MNDIIFMLGDWPVRVVDALIGFGALVLILLVVIAVVIARSGRRGAELAMAHAIRADELEERLSEVLRAQSESSGRVDAMTQALAGRQAEMARAVNERLDSVTHRVGQSMEHSTRNTMESLRALHERLGIIDSAHKNLTDLTTQVTTLRDVLANKQSRGAFGQARMEAIVQDGLPKGSYEFQFTLSTGKRPDCVVFLPDQRPLCIDAKFPLEAMTALHDARTDEEKRLATQRLRGDVMKHVSDIAEKYLVAGETQEMALMFVPSESVYAEIHDGFDDVIQKAYRARVVLVSPSLLMLAIQVMQQIMKDARMRDAADQIRTEVIKLGDDLGRLRDRVLKLQKHFADVNEDVRQVLISADKIEKRAGRIEELDFSKSDAPEGPRLVATAAGELFPRKLQAGE, from the coding sequence ATGAACGACATCATTTTCATGCTCGGCGACTGGCCGGTGCGCGTCGTGGACGCGCTGATCGGCTTCGGCGCCCTGGTTCTCATCCTGCTGGTGGTGATTGCGGTCGTGATCGCGCGGTCCGGGCGGCGCGGCGCGGAACTCGCCATGGCGCACGCGATCCGGGCCGACGAGCTCGAGGAGCGCCTGAGCGAGGTGCTGCGGGCCCAGAGCGAATCCTCCGGCCGGGTCGACGCCATGACCCAGGCGCTGGCCGGCCGCCAGGCCGAGATGGCGCGGGCGGTCAACGAGCGGCTGGATTCGGTGACGCATCGTGTCGGCCAGTCCATGGAACATTCGACCCGCAACACCATGGAGAGCCTGCGCGCGCTGCACGAGCGGCTCGGCATCATCGACAGCGCGCACAAGAACCTCACCGACCTCACCACCCAGGTGACCACCTTGCGCGACGTGCTCGCCAACAAGCAGTCGCGCGGCGCCTTCGGTCAGGCGCGGATGGAGGCGATCGTCCAGGACGGGCTTCCCAAAGGCTCTTACGAGTTCCAGTTCACGCTCTCGACCGGAAAACGGCCGGACTGCGTCGTGTTCCTGCCCGACCAGCGCCCGCTCTGCATCGACGCCAAATTTCCGCTGGAGGCGATGACGGCGCTGCACGACGCCCGCACCGACGAGGAGAAGCGCCTCGCCACGCAGCGGCTGCGCGGCGATGTGATGAAGCATGTCAGCGACATCGCCGAAAAATATCTCGTCGCCGGCGAGACTCAGGAGATGGCGCTGATGTTCGTGCCGTCGGAATCGGTCTACGCCGAAATCCATGACGGTTTCGACGACGTGATCCAGAAAGCCTATCGCGCCCGCGTCGTGCTGGTCTCGCCCTCGCTTCTGATGCTCGCGATCCAGGTGATGCAGCAGATCATGAAGGATGCGCGCATGCGCGATGCCGCCGACCAGATCCGCACCGAGGTGATCAAGCTCGGCGACGATCTCGGCCGGCTGCGCGACCGCGTGCTGAAGCTGCAGAAGCATTTCGCCGACGTCAACGAGGACGTCCGCCAGGTGCTGATCTCCGCCGACAAGATCGAGAAGCGCGCGGGACGCATCGAGGAGCTCGATTTCAGCAAGAGCGACGCCCCAGAGGGACCGCGGCTGGTGGCGACGGCCGCAGGCGAGCTGTTTCCGCGCAAGCTCCAGGCGGGGGAGTGA
- a CDS encoding GIY-YIG nuclease family protein, with product MGTRHYYVYILASKIGGTLYIGVTNDLIRRVAEHKSKVIESFTEKYDVARLVYFEQFDDPENAIKPEKRLKKWNRAWKVRLIEQHNPNWDDLYPGIAGPP from the coding sequence ATGGGCACACGCCACTATTATGTGTACATTCTCGCCAGCAAAATCGGCGGCACTCTGTACATTGGCGTGACGAACGACCTCATTCGCCGGGTGGCAGAGCACAAGTCAAAGGTGATCGAGAGCTTTACAGAGAAGTATGACGTTGCAAGGTTGGTTTATTTCGAGCAGTTCGATGACCCAGAGAATGCGATCAAGCCCGAAAAGCGGTTGAAGAAGTGGAACAGGGCATGGAAGGTTCGACTGATCGAGCAGCATAACCCGAACTGGGATGATCTGTATCCCGGGATAGCCGGGCCACCATGA
- a CDS encoding MFS transporter, whose translation MTAPDATSPADAPATSWRDSLAVYLQPRVLIVLFLGFSSGLPLALSGSTLLVWMAEAGVDLGTIGLFALVGTPYTLKFLWAPLVDALHVPFFTRSFGRRRGWLVFSQLLLICAILLLALTDPARSPLFVALGALLVATMSATQDIVVDAFRVESLPESEQAAGMAAYVAAYRIGMLISTAGALFIVTGFEAIVPRGAAWMWGYVVMAALVLIGTATALAATEPAQSGRAEAATRDEDALTRVFHAALGAFSEFLRRKEAWVVLAFVVLFKFTDAFSGNMTVPFVIDIGFTRNDYAVIVKGVGIVATLAGGFAGGFVARRYSLATSLWIGGIVQAMSNLSFSWLALVGVNEWALTLAITSDNFCNAIGTVIFVAYLSALCQNPLHTATQYALLTALAAVGRTYLSSGAGYLAKATGWPMFFAISVLVAIPSLMLLAYLQKRGHFESLEQVRV comes from the coding sequence ATGACCGCACCCGACGCGACTTCGCCCGCTGACGCTCCTGCAACCTCCTGGCGCGACAGCCTTGCCGTTTACCTGCAGCCGCGGGTGCTGATCGTGCTGTTTCTCGGCTTCTCCTCGGGGTTGCCGCTGGCGCTGTCGGGCTCGACGCTGCTGGTGTGGATGGCCGAAGCCGGGGTCGATCTCGGAACGATCGGGCTCTTTGCACTGGTTGGAACGCCGTACACGCTCAAGTTCCTGTGGGCGCCTCTGGTCGATGCCCTGCATGTCCCGTTCTTCACGCGCAGCTTTGGCCGCCGGCGTGGATGGCTGGTGTTCTCGCAATTGCTGCTGATCTGCGCGATCCTGCTGCTGGCGCTGACCGATCCGGCGCGCTCGCCGCTGTTCGTCGCGCTTGGGGCGCTCCTGGTCGCGACGATGTCCGCGACGCAGGACATCGTGGTCGATGCCTTCCGCGTCGAGAGCCTGCCCGAAAGCGAGCAGGCCGCCGGGATGGCGGCCTATGTCGCCGCCTATCGCATCGGCATGCTGATATCGACCGCGGGCGCCTTGTTCATCGTCACCGGCTTCGAGGCGATCGTCCCTCGTGGCGCCGCCTGGATGTGGGGCTATGTGGTGATGGCGGCGCTGGTGCTGATCGGCACGGCGACGGCCCTGGCCGCCACCGAGCCCGCACAATCCGGGCGCGCCGAAGCCGCCACGCGGGACGAGGACGCGCTCACGCGGGTATTTCATGCGGCGCTGGGCGCGTTCTCGGAATTCCTGCGACGCAAGGAAGCATGGGTCGTGCTCGCCTTCGTCGTGCTGTTCAAGTTCACCGACGCGTTTTCCGGCAACATGACCGTGCCGTTCGTGATCGACATCGGCTTTACGCGGAACGACTATGCCGTGATCGTCAAGGGCGTCGGCATCGTGGCGACCCTGGCCGGCGGCTTTGCCGGCGGCTTCGTGGCCCGGCGCTATTCGCTGGCCACGAGCCTGTGGATCGGCGGCATCGTCCAGGCGATGTCCAACCTGTCATTCTCGTGGCTGGCGCTGGTCGGCGTCAACGAATGGGCGCTGACCCTCGCCATCACCTCCGACAATTTCTGCAACGCCATCGGCACCGTGATCTTCGTCGCCTATCTGTCGGCGCTGTGCCAGAACCCGCTGCATACTGCGACCCAGTATGCGCTGCTGACGGCGCTCGCCGCCGTGGGACGCACCTATTTGTCATCGGGTGCGGGCTACCTGGCGAAGGCGACGGGCTGGCCGATGTTCTTCGCGATCTCCGTCCTCGTCGCCATTCCGAGCCTGATGCTGCTGGCGTACTTGCAGAAGCGTGGGCATTTCGAATCGTTGGAGCAGGTGCGGGTGTAG
- the recR gene encoding recombination mediator RecR has protein sequence MGAVAGPEIERLVQLLARLPGLGPRSARRAALHLIKKREALMMPLASAMQVALDKVQVCKTCGNIDTQNPCTVCTDPKRDPAIIVVVADVADLWALERANATQGRYHVLGATLSPLDGVGPQDLTIDALVARAHDSQVHEIILALNATVDGQTTAHYITDLLQDANVKVTRLAHGVPVGGELDYLDEGTLSAAMRQRTLF, from the coding sequence ATGGGCGCTGTTGCAGGTCCTGAGATCGAGCGGCTGGTCCAGCTGCTTGCACGGCTGCCGGGCCTCGGTCCGCGCTCGGCGCGGCGCGCGGCGCTGCATCTGATCAAGAAGCGCGAAGCGTTGATGATGCCGCTGGCCTCGGCCATGCAGGTGGCGCTGGACAAGGTCCAGGTCTGCAAGACCTGCGGCAACATCGACACGCAAAATCCCTGCACCGTCTGCACCGATCCGAAGCGCGATCCCGCCATCATCGTCGTCGTCGCCGACGTCGCTGATCTTTGGGCGCTGGAGCGGGCCAATGCGACTCAAGGGCGCTATCATGTGCTGGGCGCGACATTGTCGCCGCTCGACGGCGTCGGCCCGCAGGATCTGACCATCGACGCGCTGGTCGCGCGCGCCCATGATTCGCAGGTGCACGAGATCATCCTGGCGCTGAATGCGACGGTCGACGGTCAGACCACGGCGCACTACATCACCGACCTGCTTCAGGACGCCAATGTGAAGGTGACGCGGCTCGCCCATGGAGTTCCCGTCGGCGGCGAGCTTGATTATCTCGACGAAGGTACGCTATCGGCAGCGATGCGGCAGCGCACCCTGTTCTAG
- a CDS encoding YbaB/EbfC family nucleoid-associated protein, translating into MADFLGMMKQAAQLQSKMQEMQEQLANVEVEGISGGGLVAVRMTAKMDVKAVKIDPSLMKPEEREVLEDLLVTAMGDARRKAETAMQEKMQALTGGLGLPPGLFGQ; encoded by the coding sequence ATGGCTGATTTTCTCGGCATGATGAAGCAGGCGGCGCAGCTGCAATCCAAGATGCAGGAGATGCAGGAGCAGCTCGCCAACGTGGAAGTCGAGGGCATCTCCGGCGGCGGCCTCGTCGCCGTGCGCATGACCGCGAAGATGGACGTCAAGGCTGTCAAGATCGATCCCTCGCTGATGAAGCCGGAAGAGCGCGAAGTGCTGGAAGACTTGCTCGTCACTGCCATGGGCGATGCGCGCCGCAAGGCGGAGACCGCGATGCAGGAGAAGATGCAGGCTCTCACCGGCGGGCTCGGCCTGCCGCCGGGGTTGTTCGGCCAATAA
- a CDS encoding DNA polymerase III subunit gamma/tau — translation MTDAGAPSNPDSAGAAGNAPYRVLARKYRPSSFDDLIGQEAVVRTVSNAFETGRIPQAWILTGVRGVGKTTTARILARALNYEMPDGSVKGPTIHMPTLGVHCQAIMESRHMDVLEMDAASHTGVDDVRQINDSVRYAPASARYKVYIIDEVHMLSTAAFNAFLKTLEEPPEHAKFVFATTEIRKVPVTVLSRCQRFDLRRVDADVLMKHLANIAAKENVEIEPEALGIIARAAEGSVRDSLSLLDQAIAHAAGTVKADAVRQMLGLADRTRVIDLFEQLARGDIAAAFKEFRDQYDVGADPIVVLSDLAEFVNFVTRVKIVPATADNVAYGETERVRAKDFASKISMRVLSRMWQMLLKGITEVQAATRPAAAAEMVLVRIAYVADLPTPDEAIRMLEQNGGGSPVVSGGSAARSSAPAAPAAPVRMPTSSPPSFGGGGARPQMAAPAPDPQAAAPQLRITSFTQLVALAGQKRDLITKGALEGDMRLVRFEEGRLEVALEPNASKTMISELAKKFELWTGRRWTIVVSNEPGQPTLRSVNQAAKQQHARTAEADPRVQEVLSRFPGAKVVEVRRLAPETPESDINTDYGSDDPPDGSDGDDL, via the coding sequence ATGACCGACGCTGGCGCCCCTTCCAATCCCGATAGCGCCGGTGCGGCCGGCAACGCGCCTTACCGGGTGCTGGCGCGCAAATACCGTCCGTCCTCATTCGACGATCTAATCGGCCAGGAGGCCGTGGTCCGCACCGTCTCCAATGCGTTCGAGACCGGGCGGATTCCGCAGGCCTGGATCCTCACCGGCGTCCGCGGTGTCGGCAAGACCACCACCGCGCGCATCCTGGCCCGCGCACTCAACTACGAGATGCCGGATGGCTCTGTGAAGGGCCCGACCATCCACATGCCGACGCTGGGCGTGCATTGCCAGGCGATCATGGAAAGCCGGCACATGGACGTGCTGGAGATGGACGCGGCCTCGCATACCGGCGTCGACGACGTCCGCCAGATCAATGACAGCGTGCGCTATGCCCCCGCCAGCGCCCGCTACAAGGTCTACATCATCGACGAAGTCCACATGCTGTCGACGGCGGCGTTCAACGCCTTCCTGAAGACGCTGGAAGAGCCGCCAGAGCACGCCAAATTCGTGTTTGCGACGACGGAGATCCGCAAGGTTCCGGTCACCGTGCTGTCGCGCTGCCAGCGTTTCGACCTGCGCCGCGTCGACGCCGATGTGCTGATGAAGCACCTCGCCAACATCGCCGCGAAGGAAAACGTCGAGATCGAGCCGGAGGCGCTCGGCATCATCGCCCGCGCCGCCGAAGGCTCGGTGCGCGATTCGCTGTCGCTGCTGGATCAGGCGATCGCGCATGCGGCAGGCACCGTGAAGGCCGATGCGGTCAGGCAGATGCTGGGGCTCGCCGACCGCACCCGCGTCATCGACCTGTTCGAGCAGCTGGCGCGCGGCGACATCGCGGCTGCCTTCAAGGAGTTCCGCGACCAGTACGACGTCGGCGCCGATCCGATCGTCGTGCTCTCCGATCTCGCCGAATTCGTCAATTTCGTCACCCGCGTGAAGATCGTGCCGGCGACCGCCGACAACGTCGCTTACGGCGAGACCGAGCGCGTGCGCGCCAAGGATTTCGCCTCCAAGATCTCGATGCGCGTGCTGTCGCGGATGTGGCAGATGCTGCTCAAGGGCATCACCGAGGTGCAGGCCGCGACGCGGCCGGCGGCGGCCGCAGAGATGGTGCTGGTGCGCATCGCCTATGTCGCCGACCTGCCGACGCCGGATGAAGCCATCAGGATGCTGGAGCAGAACGGCGGCGGCTCGCCGGTCGTGAGCGGCGGCAGTGCGGCGCGCAGCAGCGCGCCGGCCGCGCCCGCGGCGCCGGTTCGCATGCCGACCTCGTCGCCGCCTTCGTTCGGGGGCGGTGGAGCGCGGCCGCAGATGGCGGCGCCGGCACCGGATCCGCAAGCGGCGGCGCCGCAACTGCGCATCACGAGCTTCACCCAGCTCGTTGCCCTGGCCGGGCAGAAGCGCGATCTCATCACCAAGGGCGCGCTCGAAGGCGATATGCGCCTCGTCCGTTTCGAGGAGGGCCGGCTCGAAGTCGCGCTCGAGCCGAATGCCTCCAAGACCATGATCTCGGAGCTTGCGAAGAAATTCGAGCTGTGGACCGGCCGGCGCTGGACCATCGTCGTCTCCAACGAGCCGGGCCAGCCGACGCTGCGCTCGGTGAACCAGGCCGCCAAGCAGCAGCATGCGCGTACCGCCGAGGCCGATCCGCGCGTGCAGGAGGTGCTGTCGCGTTTCCCCGGCGCCAAGGTCGTCGAGGTCCGCAGGCTTGCCCCCGAGACGCCGGAATCCGATATAAACACCGACTACGGCAGTGACGATCCGCCCGACGGTTCCGACGGCGACGATCTCTGA